A single window of Ischnura elegans chromosome 8, ioIscEleg1.1, whole genome shotgun sequence DNA harbors:
- the LOC124163553 gene encoding uncharacterized protein LOC124163553, producing the protein MVYTLFSLKTVQRKKLTITFFSAAFIGVIYVLHQFLSVNQIEFYASNQLSGGKANIIENSPVKHEEPSPLQSDGSRMKYSWLLNGDAIRGIKRGDRHLYNPNASGNFVCLTSRKEIKMDRINDDFCDCPADGSDEPGTSACSNGVFYCYSNNFVSIPSGRVNDGICDCCDGSDEWLNVSHPSHIKGNRQKQLGIFMPPCPNTCPDKLLK; encoded by the exons ATGGTATATACTTTGTTTTCCCTAAAGACTGTGCAGAGGAAGAAGCTAACGATTACGTTTTTCAGTGCCGCATTCATTGGTGTTATTTATGTGCTGCATCAGTTTCTTTCTGTAAATCAGATCGAATTCTATGCTAGTAATCAACTCAGTGGTGGTAAAGCGAATATAATAGAAAATTCGCCTGTCAAGCATGAAGAACCATCACCTTTGCAGTCAGACGGATCACGGATGAAGTATTCGTGGTTGTTGAATGGAGATGCCATTCGTGGAATCAAGAGAGGTGATCGACACTTGTATAATCCGAATGCGAGTGGAAACTTTGTGTGCCTAACCTCccgaaaagaaattaaaatggaCCGTATAAATGATGACTTTTGTGACTGCCCTGCAGATGGAAGTGATGAGCCAGGAACCTCTGCCTGTAGCAACGGAGTATTTTACTGCTACTCTAACAATTTTG TATCGATTCCATCTGGTCGGGTAAATGATGGTATATGTGATTGCTGTGATGGGTCTGACGAGTGGCTCAATGTTTCTCATCCATCGCATATCAAag GAAATAGGCAGAAACAGCTGGGTATTTTCATGCCACCATGTCCAAACACTTGTCctgacaaattattaaaataa